The following are encoded together in the Kribbella voronezhensis genome:
- a CDS encoding flavin reductase family protein has product MTSDPSGSIAPGDFRTALGRFASGITIMSTLQGGVAHAMTANAFTSVSLDPPLVLVCVDKGVRMHDAVLECGFWAVSVLGSSQEAIAERFAKSGRDLLTQFDGIGTAPGPKTGCPVIGGALSWLECRTWATYDGGDHTIVVGEVLSLGAEGVVDPAALIYYAGHYRELRGN; this is encoded by the coding sequence GTGACTTCGGATCCCAGTGGCAGCATCGCGCCTGGGGACTTCCGTACGGCGTTGGGCCGGTTCGCCTCGGGCATCACGATCATGAGCACCCTGCAGGGTGGGGTCGCGCACGCGATGACCGCGAACGCCTTCACCTCGGTGTCGCTCGATCCGCCGCTGGTGCTGGTCTGCGTCGACAAGGGTGTCCGGATGCACGACGCAGTACTGGAGTGCGGTTTCTGGGCCGTCTCGGTGCTCGGCTCCAGTCAGGAGGCGATCGCGGAGCGGTTCGCCAAGTCGGGGCGGGATCTGCTCACTCAGTTCGACGGCATCGGTACGGCGCCCGGACCGAAGACGGGATGCCCGGTGATCGGGGGAGCGCTCTCCTGGCTGGAGTGCCGGACCTGGGCGACCTACGACGGCGGCGACCACACGATCGTGGTCGGCGAGGTGCTGAGCCTCGGGGCGGAGGGGGTCGTTGACCCTGCGGCACTGATCTACTACGCGGGGCACTACCGGGAACTACGGGGCAACTGA
- a CDS encoding VanW family protein: MGRKQLAGIIAAAGFGVLAIAYGAAYAFTGDKTPGDTTVLGIPLGGLSEAAAKAKLEAGIKDRLSVPIKVKAGDSTYQVKPADAGLTFDVDATVEAAGAGRSLNPARMWQVLTGGDAVAPVIDRDEAKLKAAVDKLAQQVNRPATEGTITFTDAKPVQHAPADGLQLDNDKAAGTLVSGFPSDGNPRDLPVDVSKPSAGTDAIDKAMKEYAEPAMSGPIRLTVGDKGVDLKPSEFAPALKLVAKDGDFTPSLDAAKLEPLFKERFKQLESLPKDARVEIVGGKPQVIPAVDGMVVARDKVVPAILSILPKTGSERKASVGLAKSKAKITTEAAQALGIKEVMGQFTTHFPHATYRNVNIGTAARRINGTLLKPNEMFSLNKIVGERTKENGFTEGNIINGGKFVLDLGGGVSQSATTTFNAAFFAGLKDVEHKAHSVYISRYPVGREATVAWGSVDLKFLNDSGHGILVQTIFTPSTPGNQGTLTVKIWGTKVWDITAGASAKSNFRSPSVVYNTAPDCRTQAPTGGFDITIYRYFAKNGQRVKTESFTTKYNAADDIRCGAKPGTTPPSTPGKPGTPRPPT, from the coding sequence GTGGGGAGAAAACAGCTCGCGGGGATCATCGCCGCGGCCGGATTCGGGGTGCTCGCGATCGCCTACGGCGCCGCGTACGCATTCACCGGTGACAAGACTCCCGGGGACACGACCGTCCTCGGCATCCCGCTCGGCGGCCTGTCCGAGGCGGCGGCCAAGGCGAAGCTGGAAGCCGGGATCAAGGACCGGCTGAGCGTGCCGATCAAGGTCAAGGCCGGCGACTCGACGTACCAGGTCAAGCCGGCCGACGCCGGGCTCACCTTCGACGTGGACGCGACCGTCGAAGCGGCCGGGGCCGGCCGCAGCCTCAACCCGGCGCGGATGTGGCAGGTGCTGACCGGTGGCGACGCGGTCGCGCCGGTGATCGATCGCGACGAGGCCAAGCTCAAGGCCGCGGTCGACAAGCTGGCCCAGCAGGTGAACCGGCCGGCCACCGAAGGCACCATCACCTTCACCGACGCCAAGCCGGTGCAGCACGCGCCCGCCGACGGCCTGCAGCTGGACAACGACAAGGCGGCCGGCACCCTGGTGTCGGGTTTCCCGTCCGACGGCAATCCGCGCGACCTGCCGGTCGACGTGAGCAAGCCCTCGGCCGGCACGGACGCGATCGACAAGGCCATGAAGGAGTACGCCGAGCCCGCGATGTCCGGGCCGATCCGGCTCACCGTCGGGGACAAGGGCGTCGACCTCAAGCCGAGCGAGTTCGCTCCCGCGCTGAAGCTGGTCGCCAAGGACGGCGACTTCACCCCGAGCCTGGACGCGGCCAAGCTGGAGCCGTTGTTCAAGGAGCGGTTCAAGCAGCTCGAGTCGCTGCCGAAGGACGCCCGGGTGGAGATCGTGGGCGGCAAGCCGCAGGTGATCCCGGCTGTCGACGGCATGGTGGTCGCCCGCGACAAGGTGGTGCCCGCGATCCTGTCGATCCTGCCCAAGACCGGCAGCGAGCGGAAGGCGTCGGTGGGGCTGGCCAAGTCCAAGGCGAAGATCACCACCGAGGCGGCGCAGGCACTCGGGATCAAGGAAGTGATGGGTCAGTTCACCACCCACTTCCCGCACGCCACCTACCGCAACGTGAACATCGGTACGGCGGCCCGCCGGATCAACGGCACGCTGCTGAAGCCGAACGAGATGTTCAGCCTGAACAAGATCGTCGGCGAGCGCACCAAGGAGAACGGCTTCACCGAGGGCAACATCATCAACGGCGGCAAGTTCGTCCTCGACCTCGGCGGTGGCGTCTCGCAGTCGGCCACCACCACCTTCAACGCGGCCTTCTTCGCCGGCCTGAAGGATGTCGAGCACAAGGCGCACAGCGTCTACATCAGCCGCTACCCGGTCGGCCGCGAGGCCACCGTCGCCTGGGGTTCGGTCGATCTGAAGTTCCTGAACGACTCCGGTCACGGCATCCTGGTGCAGACCATCTTCACGCCGTCCACGCCCGGCAACCAGGGCACGCTGACGGTGAAGATCTGGGGCACCAAGGTCTGGGACATCACCGCGGGCGCCTCGGCGAAGTCGAACTTCCGCTCGCCCTCGGTGGTCTACAACACCGCGCCCGACTGCCGGACGCAGGCGCCGACCGGCGGCTTCGACATCACCATCTACCGGTACTTCGCGAAGAACGGCCAGCGGGTCAAGACGGAGTCCTTCACCACGAAGTACAACGCCGCCGACGACATCCGCTGCGGCGCGAAGCCGGGCACCACCCCGCCGTCGACCCCGGGCAAACCAGGTACACCCCGCCCGCCGACCTGA
- a CDS encoding type II toxin-antitoxin system PemK/MazF family toxin: MADQTAERPEYVGDYEGTVRVEYTPHPDDGVADPGEIVWTWVPFEEDHHRGKDRPVLVVGSDDPWLLALILTSKDHDRDAADEARWGRVWLDIGSGPWDKEGRRSEVRLDRVLRIDPGQVRREGAAIGEDLFNDVADHLHQLHRS; this comes from the coding sequence ATGGCAGACCAGACGGCGGAGCGTCCGGAGTACGTGGGCGATTACGAGGGCACCGTGAGGGTGGAGTACACCCCGCATCCGGACGACGGCGTGGCCGATCCGGGCGAGATCGTCTGGACCTGGGTGCCGTTCGAGGAGGACCACCACCGGGGCAAGGACCGGCCGGTGCTGGTGGTCGGATCGGACGATCCCTGGCTGCTCGCGCTGATCCTGACCAGCAAGGACCACGACCGCGATGCCGCCGACGAGGCACGCTGGGGCCGCGTCTGGCTCGACATCGGCAGCGGCCCCTGGGACAAGGAGGGCCGGCGGTCCGAAGTACGGCTGGATCGGGTACTACGGATCGATCCCGGCCAGGTCCGCCGGGAGGGCGCCGCGATCGGCGAGGACCTCTTCAACGACGTCGCCGACCACCTGCACCAACTCCACCGCTCCTGA
- a CDS encoding MFS transporter, with amino-acid sequence MPLLTRTSRRSALLAVLLTGQFMANVDTAVANIAAPSIGLDLGASEGQVALVVSGYVVAFAVLLITGARLGSSFGYKRVFVLGLSVFTAASLVCGVAPEIYSLTVARFVQGAGAALMVPQVLSGIQLHFAGRDRLRALGYFSIALSGGAVAGQVLGGLLIAANLFGTSWRPIFLINVPIGVVLLLVARRALPADEVHGEPQPLDLRGVLTLSATVLLVIVPLLLGSERGWPAWSWICLALSAPMLALFEHGERRAVARGDRPLIARPVLRNASVRAGLLAHAFTTGTYFALLFVLALYLQQGLGKSPAYAGFAMVAWVAAFGVAGPVLPRLRRSYKGMPVIGCLLLATGYLAVLIYLMLGGLSGPLLFGLLAIGGLGLGISANTLIGAVTSSMPTQYASDLSGVVATNAQLSGALGVAVSGSVYAWLTSGHTSPADALSVVLGGFVVLAVLGAASAHRLVR; translated from the coding sequence ATGCCGCTACTCACCCGAACTTCTCGCCGGTCCGCTCTGCTGGCCGTTCTGCTCACCGGGCAGTTCATGGCGAACGTGGACACGGCCGTCGCGAACATCGCGGCCCCGTCGATCGGCCTCGATCTGGGCGCGTCGGAAGGGCAGGTCGCACTGGTGGTCTCGGGGTACGTGGTCGCGTTCGCCGTACTGCTCATCACCGGCGCGCGGCTGGGGTCGTCGTTCGGCTACAAGCGCGTCTTCGTCCTCGGGCTGTCCGTCTTCACCGCGGCCTCGCTGGTGTGCGGGGTGGCGCCGGAGATCTACTCGCTGACGGTGGCGCGGTTCGTTCAGGGCGCAGGTGCCGCGCTGATGGTTCCGCAGGTGCTGAGCGGTATCCAGCTGCATTTCGCCGGCCGGGATCGGCTGCGGGCGCTCGGGTACTTCTCGATCGCGTTGTCGGGAGGAGCCGTGGCCGGCCAGGTCCTGGGCGGCCTGCTGATCGCGGCGAATCTGTTCGGCACCAGTTGGCGGCCGATCTTCTTGATCAATGTGCCGATCGGTGTCGTCCTGCTGCTGGTCGCTCGCCGTGCCCTACCGGCTGACGAGGTCCACGGTGAGCCGCAGCCGCTCGACCTGCGCGGCGTGCTCACTTTGTCCGCTACGGTCCTGTTGGTCATCGTGCCGCTGCTGCTCGGATCGGAACGCGGCTGGCCGGCTTGGTCCTGGATCTGCCTGGCCCTGAGCGCTCCGATGCTCGCCCTCTTCGAGCACGGCGAACGCCGAGCCGTCGCCCGCGGCGACCGTCCCCTGATCGCCCGTCCGGTACTGCGAAACGCCTCCGTCCGCGCCGGCCTGCTCGCTCACGCGTTCACGACCGGCACGTACTTCGCGCTGCTCTTCGTCCTCGCGTTGTATCTGCAGCAGGGACTCGGCAAGAGCCCGGCGTACGCGGGATTCGCGATGGTGGCATGGGTAGCCGCGTTCGGCGTGGCTGGGCCGGTGCTGCCTCGGCTGCGGCGCAGTTACAAGGGCATGCCGGTGATCGGCTGTTTGCTGCTGGCAACGGGCTACCTGGCGGTGTTGATCTACCTGATGCTCGGTGGGCTGTCCGGGCCCCTGCTGTTCGGTCTGCTCGCCATCGGTGGGCTGGGGCTGGGGATCAGCGCCAACACCTTGATCGGCGCGGTGACGTCGAGCATGCCGACGCAGTACGCGTCAGATCTGTCCGGTGTCGTCGCTACCAACGCCCAGCTCTCGGGGGCTCTCGGAGTTGCTGTGTCGGGCTCTGTGTACGCCTGGCTCACCTCGGGGCACACGTCGCCCGCCGACGCGCTGAGCGTCGTACTGGGTGGGTTTGTCGTGCTGGCGGTGCTTGGGGCAGCGTCTGCTCACCGGTTGGTGAGGTAG
- a CDS encoding GNAT family N-acetyltransferase: MSGLSARDIGHRVVVRHRLPGGQLTDVLGVLQSLDADSLVVRHADSTPYAVKLADISAAKPIPPLPLRPVDVEQLFLTTALGRPAVETVQLGQWLLRASQGWTGRANSLLPAGDPGMPLSDALKYTVAFYEERGLRPLALVRLGTPLEAEFRQRGWVESRPGESDALVLHTSLDLVNGVPAYEVEVHGKPDDEWYGTAFDGEVPAPAPAVMEGAPKAVFASIRLDGKVVAVGRGSMTGHWLGIDGVRVAPEYRRRGLATAVLQGLARWSGAQGGRRTYLEVLEGNTAAVSTYLSLGYAEAYRYRYLTNR, from the coding sequence GTGTCAGGCCTCAGCGCCCGTGATATCGGCCACCGTGTCGTGGTTCGCCATCGGCTCCCCGGCGGTCAGCTGACCGATGTGCTCGGCGTGCTCCAGTCCCTGGACGCCGACTCGCTCGTGGTGCGTCATGCCGACAGTACGCCGTACGCGGTCAAGCTGGCCGATATCAGCGCGGCCAAGCCGATCCCCCCGCTTCCGCTCCGACCGGTGGATGTGGAGCAACTGTTCCTCACCACAGCGCTCGGCCGCCCCGCTGTCGAGACCGTGCAGCTCGGGCAGTGGCTGCTCCGGGCCTCCCAGGGCTGGACCGGCCGGGCCAACTCGCTCCTGCCCGCCGGTGACCCCGGGATGCCGCTGAGCGACGCCCTGAAGTACACAGTGGCCTTCTACGAGGAGCGAGGCCTGCGTCCGCTGGCCCTGGTCAGGCTGGGCACACCGCTCGAAGCCGAGTTCCGGCAGCGGGGCTGGGTCGAGTCGAGGCCGGGCGAATCGGACGCGCTCGTCCTGCACACGTCGCTGGACCTGGTGAACGGCGTACCGGCGTACGAGGTCGAGGTGCACGGCAAGCCTGATGACGAGTGGTACGGGACTGCCTTCGACGGCGAGGTGCCCGCCCCGGCGCCCGCGGTCATGGAGGGCGCTCCCAAGGCGGTCTTCGCCTCGATCCGCCTGGACGGCAAGGTCGTCGCCGTCGGCCGCGGGTCGATGACAGGCCACTGGCTCGGCATCGACGGGGTGCGCGTCGCCCCGGAGTACAGGCGGAGAGGGCTGGCCACCGCCGTCCTCCAGGGTCTCGCACGCTGGTCCGGAGCGCAGGGCGGCCGCCGCACCTACCTGGAAGTGCTGGAAGGCAACACGGCCGCAGTCAGTACCTACCTGAGCCTCGGCTACGCAGAGGCCTACCGCTACCGCTACCTCACCAACCGGTGA
- the fdxA gene encoding ferredoxin yields MTYVIAQPCVDLKDLACVEECPVDCIYEGNRMLYIHPDECVDCGACEPVCPVEAIYYEDDTPEQWKDYYTANVDFFNDLGSPGGASKLGKIDKDHPFIAALPPQEHDE; encoded by the coding sequence GTGACCTACGTCATCGCGCAGCCGTGTGTTGACCTCAAGGACCTCGCCTGCGTCGAGGAATGCCCCGTCGACTGCATCTACGAGGGCAACCGGATGCTTTACATCCACCCCGACGAGTGCGTCGACTGCGGAGCATGCGAGCCGGTCTGCCCGGTCGAGGCGATCTACTACGAAGACGACACCCCGGAGCAGTGGAAGGACTACTACACCGCGAACGTCGACTTCTTCAACGACCTCGGTTCCCCCGGCGGCGCCTCCAAGCTCGGCAAGATCGACAAGGACCACCCGTTCATCGCCGCCCTGCCCCCGCAGGAACACGACGAGTAA
- the dapD gene encoding 2,3,4,5-tetrahydropyridine-2,6-dicarboxylate N-succinyltransferase: MTDNATHAWGYGLATVTEQGSTLDVWYPAPELGAAPAESKAPAELIAAEGNDDLRRVRRVVVKSEITLDQAPADTADAYLRLHLLSHRLVRPHGVNLDGIFAALPNNAWTSHGPVPVEQVEQVRLRARAAGLHLAVTSVDKFPRMTDYVVPSGVRIADADRVRLGAHLAAGTTVMHEGFVNFNAGTLGTSMVEGRIVAGVVVDDGSDIGAGSSIMGTLSGGGKQVISIGKRCLLGANGGIGISLGDDCVVEAGLYVTAGTKVTLPDGTVVKARELSGQPGLLYLRNSVTGAVEARPRKGEGITLNEALHANA, translated from the coding sequence ATGACTGACAACGCCACTCACGCCTGGGGCTACGGCCTTGCCACCGTCACCGAACAGGGCAGCACCCTGGACGTCTGGTATCCGGCCCCCGAACTGGGCGCCGCGCCCGCGGAGAGCAAGGCGCCGGCCGAGCTGATCGCTGCCGAGGGCAACGACGATCTCCGCCGGGTCCGCCGGGTCGTGGTCAAGTCCGAGATCACCCTCGACCAGGCGCCGGCCGACACTGCCGACGCGTACCTGCGGCTGCACCTGCTGTCGCACCGGTTGGTCCGCCCGCACGGCGTGAACCTGGACGGCATCTTCGCCGCGCTGCCGAACAACGCGTGGACCTCGCACGGTCCGGTCCCGGTCGAGCAGGTCGAGCAGGTCCGGCTGCGGGCCCGCGCCGCCGGCCTGCACCTGGCCGTGACGAGCGTCGACAAGTTCCCGCGAATGACGGACTACGTCGTACCGAGCGGTGTCCGGATCGCCGACGCCGACCGGGTCCGGCTGGGCGCGCACCTCGCCGCCGGAACCACCGTCATGCACGAGGGCTTCGTCAACTTCAACGCCGGCACGCTCGGTACCTCGATGGTCGAGGGGCGCATCGTGGCCGGCGTCGTGGTCGACGACGGCAGCGACATCGGTGCGGGTTCGTCGATCATGGGCACTCTCTCGGGCGGCGGCAAGCAGGTCATCTCGATCGGCAAGCGGTGCCTGCTGGGCGCGAACGGCGGCATCGGCATCTCACTCGGCGACGACTGCGTAGTCGAGGCGGGGCTCTACGTCACCGCCGGTACGAAGGTCACCCTGCCGGACGGCACCGTAGTCAAAGCGCGCGAGCTGTCCGGTCAGCCGGGGCTGCTCTACCTGCGGAACTCGGTCACCGGTGCTGTCGAGGCGCGCCCCCGCAAGGGCGAGGGCATCACTCTCAACGAAGCGCTACACGCCAACGCGTAG
- a CDS encoding phosphotransferase family protein — MLPGWIDAVAEPVLAATQATSLPELKGELLREWGSSEVWRISFGLRSVIVKRGSDAQAGEASAYERFVVPLELPAPRLIHHATLDEAVVLVLADVGRVNLEQEPSADGFLAAIEVLAEIQSRPVAGESEFTADQLAELVGGIEPLRAELAAKVIATAVPALDRLHHETPAAVVHGDFVPKNLVTDGTRWAAVDWPLAYLAPHLSDLYTLVRDAVALGHQPDPIVAHYTEVSGADPDLVRRQVAVGGVCFITRALAWIVTEGTITVPPSKNWIAPLVTELDQQLDKLR; from the coding sequence ATGCTGCCCGGCTGGATCGACGCTGTGGCCGAGCCGGTACTCGCTGCGACCCAGGCGACGTCGCTGCCGGAGCTGAAGGGTGAACTGCTTCGCGAATGGGGCTCGTCGGAGGTCTGGCGGATCTCCTTTGGTCTCCGCAGTGTGATCGTGAAGCGTGGCAGCGACGCCCAGGCCGGCGAGGCGTCGGCGTACGAGCGCTTCGTGGTGCCGCTCGAACTGCCCGCGCCGCGGCTGATCCATCACGCCACCCTCGACGAGGCGGTGGTGCTGGTCCTGGCCGACGTCGGCCGGGTGAACCTGGAGCAGGAACCATCTGCCGACGGCTTCCTCGCAGCGATCGAGGTGCTCGCGGAGATCCAGTCGCGGCCGGTGGCCGGTGAGAGCGAGTTCACCGCCGATCAGCTGGCCGAACTCGTCGGCGGGATCGAGCCGCTCCGAGCCGAACTCGCCGCCAAGGTGATCGCGACCGCGGTACCGGCGCTCGACCGGCTGCACCACGAGACGCCGGCGGCCGTCGTACACGGCGATTTCGTACCGAAGAACCTGGTCACCGACGGAACTCGCTGGGCCGCCGTCGACTGGCCGCTGGCCTACCTGGCTCCGCACTTGAGCGACCTCTACACGCTCGTCCGCGATGCCGTTGCCCTCGGCCACCAACCCGACCCGATCGTTGCCCACTACACCGAAGTCTCCGGCGCCGACCCAGACCTCGTACGCCGTCAGGTAGCCGTCGGCGGCGTCTGCTTCATCACCCGCGCACTGGCCTGGATCGTCACCGAAGGCACCATCACAGTCCCACCGTCGAAGAACTGGATCGCCCCACTGGTCACCGAGCTCGACCAGCAACTGGACAAGCTGCGGTGA
- a CDS encoding MFS transporter: protein MGSREFRLWQVAVPAFGPTVLNAVGQGAVLPVVALSALQLGASVGFAAFLVGVLGIGQFAGSLPAGALVVRIGERRALLVAAAVSAVAWAGAMLVRTPWLLGIALLVAGLAGAVFSLARQSYVTEVVPLELRARALSTLGGVSRIGLFIGPFLGAAAGHFWGLTGAYGVGVAGSVGAGVVLLAAGEPESIAVKSEPQPIRKVLWDYRRTFLTLGAGVFVIAVARAARTSLIPLWGEHIGLSATDTSIVFGITNGIEMLLFYPAGLVMDRFGRVWIAVPSTLLLGVGMLTLPFSTALLGVLAVAVLMAVGNGLGSGIVKTLGADAAPAHLRAQFLGGWTFCAEFGSVIGPILISAITFVAPLAAAAVALGAVTIAGTGWLARWVPYYDPRKAATSASVPMSRGRGVRSGG, encoded by the coding sequence ATGGGGTCGCGGGAGTTCAGGCTGTGGCAGGTGGCGGTGCCGGCGTTCGGGCCGACGGTGCTGAATGCGGTCGGGCAGGGCGCGGTGCTGCCCGTGGTGGCGTTGTCGGCGTTGCAGCTCGGCGCGTCCGTCGGGTTTGCGGCCTTTCTTGTCGGGGTGCTCGGGATCGGTCAGTTCGCGGGGTCGCTTCCGGCCGGGGCGCTCGTCGTACGGATCGGGGAACGCCGGGCGCTCCTCGTCGCCGCGGCGGTCAGTGCCGTCGCGTGGGCGGGTGCGATGCTGGTCAGGACGCCTTGGCTGCTGGGGATCGCGCTTCTGGTGGCGGGGCTGGCCGGGGCGGTGTTCAGTCTGGCGAGGCAGTCGTACGTCACCGAAGTCGTCCCCCTTGAGCTTCGCGCCCGGGCGCTGTCCACGCTGGGTGGTGTCAGCCGGATCGGCTTGTTCATCGGCCCGTTCCTGGGTGCCGCGGCCGGTCATTTCTGGGGACTGACCGGGGCCTACGGCGTCGGCGTCGCAGGATCCGTCGGGGCCGGCGTCGTTCTCCTGGCCGCCGGCGAGCCCGAGAGCATCGCCGTGAAGTCCGAGCCACAGCCGATCAGGAAGGTGCTCTGGGACTACCGGCGTACGTTCCTCACTCTCGGCGCGGGGGTGTTCGTGATCGCCGTCGCCCGGGCGGCGCGGACCAGCCTGATCCCGTTGTGGGGTGAGCACATCGGGCTGTCCGCGACCGACACCTCGATCGTCTTCGGCATCACGAACGGCATCGAGATGCTGCTGTTCTATCCGGCCGGCCTGGTGATGGATCGCTTCGGCCGGGTCTGGATCGCCGTCCCGTCGACGCTGCTTCTCGGCGTCGGGATGCTCACGCTTCCCTTCAGTACGGCGCTGCTCGGCGTACTCGCCGTCGCCGTACTGATGGCCGTAGGCAACGGTCTCGGTTCGGGCATCGTCAAGACGCTCGGTGCCGATGCCGCACCGGCGCACCTCCGGGCCCAGTTCCTCGGCGGGTGGACCTTCTGCGCCGAGTTCGGCAGCGTCATCGGTCCGATCCTCATCAGCGCGATCACCTTCGTCGCACCACTGGCCGCTGCCGCGGTGGCACTCGGCGCGGTCACCATCGCCGGCACCGGCTGGCTCGCCCGCTGGGTCCCGTACTACGACCCGCGGAAGGCTGCTACTTCTGCTTCGGTGCCGATGTCGCGCGGACGTGGAGTTCGGTCCGGAGGGTGA
- a CDS encoding LacI family DNA-binding transcriptional regulator: MTTIYDVARRSGVSPATVSRVLSGRRNVDPELSEKVRAAVAELGYRPNGVARNLRKASTNLWAVVISDIENPFFTSLVRGLEDVAQTEGYHVVLCNSDEDPAKEAAYASAVLTEQMAGVVISPTSTAEGVLQLAEAKTPMVLIDRRVEGVEADTVLVDNEHGAAEGVKHLIDGGYERIACITGPRRVSTAMDRLAGYRSALRAAGIPYDKDLVRHADFREAGGLAAMESLLDLPEPPEALFVSNNLMTVGALECLAKRGLRAPDDIALVGFDDIPWADLVVPSLTTVAQPTYELGRTAGLLLKDRIAAPGRPPSTVTLRTELHVRATSAPKQK, translated from the coding sequence ATGACGACGATCTACGACGTCGCGCGTAGATCCGGCGTGTCGCCGGCGACCGTTTCGCGGGTGCTGAGCGGCCGTCGCAACGTGGATCCGGAGCTGTCCGAGAAGGTCCGCGCCGCTGTCGCCGAGCTCGGCTACCGGCCCAACGGGGTCGCGCGGAACCTGCGCAAGGCGAGTACGAACCTGTGGGCCGTGGTCATCTCCGACATCGAGAACCCGTTCTTCACCTCGCTGGTGCGCGGGCTCGAGGACGTCGCGCAGACCGAGGGGTACCACGTTGTCCTGTGCAACTCCGACGAGGATCCGGCGAAGGAAGCGGCGTACGCGTCCGCCGTCCTGACCGAGCAGATGGCCGGCGTCGTCATCTCCCCCACGTCGACAGCCGAGGGCGTGCTGCAGTTGGCCGAGGCGAAGACCCCGATGGTGTTGATCGACCGCCGGGTCGAAGGCGTCGAGGCCGACACCGTGCTGGTCGACAACGAACACGGCGCGGCCGAGGGTGTGAAGCACCTGATCGACGGCGGCTACGAACGGATCGCCTGCATCACCGGCCCCCGCCGGGTCAGTACGGCGATGGACCGGCTCGCCGGCTACCGATCCGCGTTGCGGGCAGCCGGGATCCCTTACGACAAGGACCTCGTCCGGCACGCCGACTTCCGCGAAGCCGGCGGGCTCGCCGCGATGGAGAGTCTGCTCGACCTGCCCGAACCGCCCGAGGCGTTGTTCGTCAGCAACAACCTGATGACGGTCGGCGCGCTGGAATGCCTGGCGAAGCGAGGACTCCGGGCCCCCGACGACATCGCCCTGGTCGGCTTCGACGACATCCCGTGGGCCGACCTGGTCGTCCCCTCGCTCACCACGGTCGCCCAGCCGACGTACGAACTCGGCCGTACTGCGGGCCTCCTGCTCAAGGACCGTATCGCCGCTCCGGGCCGGCCCCCGTCGACAGTCACCCTCCGGACCGAACTCCACGTCCGCGCGACATCGGCACCGAAGCAGAAGTAG
- a CDS encoding ribokinase produces MNRRYDVCVLGSFMKDLVASAERRPLPGETLHGTGFAEFLGGKGVNQAIAAARMGARTAIVGTIGDDRYGEEFLELLKSDGVDTEWVLRHPDLGTGVGLPLVLPDGGNSIIIVSRANSAITPADIEAAAEVLAASGVLSVQLELPVEASRAALELASAAGVTTILTPAPVGTVDPSLGEFVDILVPNEVEAAALTGLDCDDESEVPAIARRLTSEWDLRGCVITLGARGAFVRDELTGEELRVPAHRVATVDTVGAGDAFCGSLAASLAAGAGLADAVRLANAAGALSTTIHGAAVSAPDRPSALRLLDAQSVEEPVGRLRS; encoded by the coding sequence GTGAACCGCCGGTACGACGTGTGCGTGCTCGGGTCGTTCATGAAGGACCTGGTCGCCAGCGCCGAGCGGCGGCCGCTGCCCGGCGAGACCTTGCACGGCACCGGTTTCGCGGAGTTCCTCGGCGGCAAAGGAGTGAACCAGGCGATCGCCGCGGCCCGGATGGGCGCCCGGACCGCGATCGTCGGAACTATCGGCGACGACCGGTACGGCGAGGAGTTCCTCGAGCTGCTGAAGTCGGACGGTGTCGACACCGAATGGGTGCTGCGGCATCCCGACCTCGGCACCGGCGTCGGCCTGCCGCTGGTACTGCCCGACGGCGGCAACTCGATCATCATCGTGTCCCGGGCGAACTCGGCGATCACTCCGGCCGATATCGAAGCGGCCGCCGAGGTGCTGGCGGCGAGCGGCGTACTGAGCGTGCAACTGGAACTCCCGGTCGAGGCGAGCCGCGCTGCCCTCGAGCTCGCCTCGGCCGCGGGGGTGACGACGATCCTGACCCCGGCGCCGGTCGGCACGGTGGACCCTTCGCTGGGCGAGTTCGTCGACATCCTGGTTCCGAACGAGGTGGAGGCGGCCGCGCTGACCGGGCTCGACTGTGACGACGAGTCCGAAGTGCCGGCGATCGCCCGGCGGCTGACGTCGGAGTGGGACCTGCGCGGCTGCGTGATCACACTCGGCGCCCGCGGGGCCTTCGTCCGGGACGAACTCACCGGCGAGGAACTCCGGGTTCCCGCCCATCGAGTCGCCACAGTGGACACTGTCGGTGCGGGCGACGCCTTCTGCGGCTCACTCGCGGCGTCGCTGGCAGCCGGCGCCGGCCTGGCGGACGCAGTACGGCTTGCCAATGCCGCCGGTGCGCTGTCCACGACGATCCACGGTGCCGCCGTCTCCGCACCCGACCGGCCGTCGGCCCTCCGCCTGCTCGACGCGCAATCTGTCGAAGAGCCTGTTGGTCGCCTTCGCTCATGA